The genomic region TTCAACGGTGCTATCTACGCACGGGCGTCCTAAGAAGCAGGCATGGCCAAGCAGAGTTCATTCTTCACCTCCATCAGCCGTCTCTATCCGCACGTCAGGCCCATCCTGCCCCGGCTGGTCATGGGCCTGCTCTGCGCGCTGCTGGCAAGCGTGGTGGCGCTGGCCATCCCCCAGGTGCTGCGCGTCCTGGTCAACGAATCCCTCAAACCCGGGGGCAGCACGGACGCGGTCTGGACCGCCTCGCTCATCATCCTGGGCCTGGGCATCGCCGAGGCCGGACTCGTGGCCCTGCGCCGCCAGTTCGTCATCAATCCGGCCACCACCGTGGAGACCCGGATGCGGGTCTCCCTCTACGGGCACCTTCAGGACCTCACGGTCTCCTTCCATGACCGCTGGGGCTCCGGCCAGCTGCTCTCCCGCGCCATGACGGACCTGAACTTCCTGCGCCGCTGGATGGCGTTCGGCGCGATCATGCTGGTGGTCACCACGCTCACCGTGGTGATCGGCGTCGTCGTGATGTTCTCCATGAGCTGGCAGCTGGCGCTGATCTTCCTGGCCGCCGCCGTGCCGATCATGATCTACGGCTTCCGCTTCCGCACCTGGTTCAGCAAGGTGGCCCGCCGCAGCCAGGACCAGGCCGGGGACCTCGCCACGACGGTGGAGGAATCCGTCCACGGCATCCGCGTCCTGAAGGCGTACGGCCGCAGCCGCGAGGCGCTGGAGAACTTCAACGAACAGGCCGAGGAACTCCGGCAGACCGAGATCGCCAAGGCCAAGCACCTGGCGACCTTCAGCCTCGTGGTGACGCTCCTGCCCGAGCTCGCCCTCGGCGCCGGGCTCGTCGTCGGCGTCGTGCTGGCCTCCACGGACCAGCTCTCCATCGGATCCCTCGTGGCCTTTTTCGCCACCGCCGCGGTGGTTGCCGCGCCGGTCGAATTCTGCGGCATGCTGCTGGCGATGGCCCTCACCGCCAAGTCCGCGGTGGACCGGCACTTCGAGGTCATGGACGCGAAGAACACGATCACCAGCCCGGACCAGCCGCGCCGGCCGGCCGATCTCACGGGCGCCCTGAGCTTCCGCAATGCCACGTTCGCGTTCGAGGACGCCCCGGACAAGCCGATTCTCAAAAACATCAGCCTGGACATCCGGCCCGGCGAAACCATGGCCCTCGTGGGCATCACGGGCAGCGGCAAGAGCGCCCTGCTCCAGCTGGTCCCCCGCCTCTACGACGTCACCGGCGGCTCCATCACCATCGACGGCGTGGATCTGCGCGAGTTCAGCGTGGAGGATCTGCGCACGGTGGTTGCCGTCGCGTTCGAGGACACCACCCTGTTCTCCAGTTCCGTCCGCGACAACGTCCTGCTCGGCGCGCCCGGCGCCGGGTCGGCGGAAGGCCGCGACGCGGCACTGGAGGAAGCCCTCGACGTCGCCCAGGCCCACTTCGCCTATTCCCTGCCGGACGGGGTGGACACCCTGATCGGCGAGGAGGGCCTCAGCCTGTCCGGCGGGCAGCGCCAGCGCATCGCCCTGGCCCGCGCCATCGCCGCCAAACCGGCGGTGCTGGTCCTGGACGACCCGCTGTCCGCCCTGGATGTGAACACCGAGGAACTGGTCGAGCGGCGGCTGCGCGAGGTCCTCGCGGACACCACCACACTGATCGTGGCCCACCGGCCCTCCACGGTGGCCCTGGCCGACCGGGTGGCCCTGCTCGAGGAGGGCCGGATCACCGCCGTGGGCACCCACGCCGAACTGCTCGCCAGGAACAGCCACTACCGTTACGTGATCGCCAGCCTGGACACGGAGCCACGGGACCTGGATTCAGAATTGTCCGCCCTCGAGGACCAGTCCGAGGAGATTTCCCGATGAGCAGCGCAACGTTCGGCACGGCCAACGAGGACAACGCCCACCTCAGCCGGAACGAAAGCAAGGCCGTCCGGCGGCGCTCCCTGGCCCTTCTGGGCTCCCTGATCCGCCCTGTCCGGGCCCGTTTCTGGCTGACGATCGGCGCCGTCGTCCTGTCCCAGGCCGCCCGGGTGGCCGGGCCGGCGCTGATCGCCTTCGGGATCGACCACGCCCTGCCGGCCCTGCGCGCCGGCAACAGCCTTCCGCTGGTGCTCACCGGCGTCGCGTACCTCGTTGCGGCTGCCGCCGCTGCCGGCCTGACCGCCCTGTATGTGACGTCGACGGCCCGGCTCAGCCAGGCGATGCTGCTGGACCTCCGTGTGCGGGTCTTCCGGCACACGCAGCGGCTGAGCCTGGAATTCCACGAAAGATACACCTCGGGGCGCATCATCGCCCGGCAGACCTCGGATCTGGAGGCTTTGCGCGAGCTCCTGGATTCCGGCGTGAGTTCACTGGCCTCGGGCATGCTGTTCATGGCGTTCACGGCCATCACGGTGTTCGTCCTGGACTGGCGCAGCGGGCTGCTGCTGCTGGCCGCCGGCGTGCCGATGTTCTTCCTGTCCCGCTGGTACCAGAAGCACTCGCAGATCGCCTTCCGCGAATCCCGGGTGGTCTCGGCCCGGCTGATCGTGCACTTCGTGGAGACCATGACCGGCATCCGCGCCGTGAAGACCTTCCGGAAGGAACCCGAGAATGCCGCGCGCTACGCCGAACTCTCCGAGGACTACCGCCGCGCGACCGTCCGCTCCATCAATCTCAACGGCATCTTCCAGCCGGGGCTGGTGCTGATCGGCAACGTGTGCGTCGCCGTGGTGCTCCTCACCGGCGGCTTCCGGGTCCTCAGCGGAGAGCTTGCGGTGGGCGTGCTCCTGGCCCTGATGCTGTCCACCAAGCGCTTCTTCCAGCCGGTGGACCAGATGGCGATGTTCTACAACTCCTTCCAAAGCGCCCAGGCAGCCCTGGAAAAGGTTTCGGGCCTGCTCGAGGAGATCCCCACGGTCCGGCCGCCCCGGTCACCGGTACCACTGCACGACGCGCAGGGCAGCATTGACTTCGACGGCGTCGAGTTCCGGTACGGCGACGGCCCGGTCATCATCCCGCGGCTGGACCTACACATCCCCGCCGGCCAGACGGTCGCGCTCGTCGGCCAGACCGGGGCCGGCAAGTCCACCCTCGCGAAGCTGATCGCCCGCTTCTACGACGTCTCCGCCGGATCCCTCACGCTCGACGGCGTGGACCTGCGCCAGCTCTCGACCGAGGACCTGCGCCGGAACGTCGTCATGGTCACCCAGGAGGCCTTCCTGTTCAGCGGCTCCGTGGCGGACAACATCGCCCTCGGCCGGCCCGAGGCCTCCCGTGAAGAGATCGAAGACGCGGCCCGGGCCGTGGGGGCGCACCCGTTCATCATGGAGCTCCCCGACGGCTACGACACCGACGTCAACAAGCGCGGCGGCCGCGTCTCCGCCGGGCAGCGGCAGCTGATCAGCTTCGCCCGGGCATTCCTGGCCCGCCCGGCCGTGCTGATCCTGGACGAGGCAACGTCCTCGCTGGACATCCCCTCGGAGCGCCTGGTCCAGCAGGGCCTCGCCGGGCTCCTGCGCGGCACGCGGGAGGCCGGCACGCGGGAGGCCGGCACGTCCGGCGCCGGGCGGACAGCGCTCATCATCGCCCACCGGCTCTCCACCGTGGAGACGGCGGACCGGGTCCTGGTGGTGCACGACGGACGCGTCGTCGAGGACGGCACGCCCGGACAGCTGATCGGCGACGGCGGCGCTTTCGCCCGCCTGCACGGCGCGTGGAAAGACTCGCTGGTCTGATCCGCGCCCGCTGATACCGGCCGGGGTCTGGCCGGATCCGGCTGGCGGCGGAGCCTGGCAGCCGGGCGGGGGACGGGCCCAGTCCCAAGCTCACGTCAGATTTCACGCCCGATTCGCACTCGATTTCGCATCCGGGCCCATGATCGGATACTCTTGTGAAGTTGCTTTTGAAGCAGCGGATCGGGATGTGGCGCAGCTTGGTAGCGCGCGTCGTTCGGGACGACGAGGTCGCAGGTTCAAATCCTGTCATCCCGACCAGAGATAAAAGAGGGCCCTCCACACGGAGGGTCCTCTTTTTCGTTTCCCGCGCTGCCGGCCCGCGCTCCCGGCCCGCCCGGCGTCGGACGTTGTCCGCGAACGATACGGCCCCGGAAGAAAATCTCCCGGGGCCGCATTAGATAATCGTGTCAGATAGTCGTGTTAGATAGTCGTATTGCACAGTCATGGTCGATATGCGTGACGCGGATGCCGGGACGGTGGTGCGCCGGACCTGTCACATCGAGGGTTTTACATCGGATCGGGCCAGTTGCCGACACTCAGCGGGTGGGACATGGGGTCGGGCCAGTTGCCCACCGCCTGGGCCGTGCGCATCGGATCCGGCCAGTTGCCGACAGCGGCAATATGTGAGACATCGGTAAGTGAAGCAGCGGACAGCACGGCCGGGGCCGCGGCGGAGAATGCCAGTGCGCCCGCCAAGACGGCGCCGGCTGCAATCTTCTTCAACATAGAGTTCCTCAATATGAGTCGGGGTCCTTAACCAAGTCAGCACTACCCTTGTTGACACACATTGTAAAATGGTTTCCACAGAGACTGTCAAGCATTTAGTACAAAGAATGTCCGGAATTAGGAGGTGTCCGTGGGGAACGGATTTGGGGAGAAGCTCCGCGCAGAACGGCTCGAACGGGGCCTGACGCAAGCGGAGCTGGGCCGTGACCTGTACTCCCCCAGCTACATTTCTCTGCTGGAAACCGGACGCCGCGAGCCCACTGCCGACGTGATCGAAGAGCTTGCCCGCCGGCTCGAACTGGCCCCCAAAGCGCTTGAGGCCTGGAGCCAGCCGGTGTCCGTCAGCGACGCCGAATATGTGCTCGCCGGACTGTACGCCCGGCAGGCGTGGGACCTCCGGGACTACCCCGTCGCCGCCACCCACGCAGCCGCCGCTGCCAAGATCGCCCTGGAGGCCAAGAACACCAGCGCGTGGTGGAACATGACCTATATGCAGGCCGAGTGCCTGATCAAGCAGGGCCTCTGGCAAGAGTGCAAGGACGTGGTGCAGAACCTGCTGGAGCACCCGATGGCCGCGGAATCGGCCGGGCTCGGCGTCCGGGCCGAGCAGATGCTCGCCGCGGCCTCGCAGGGCCAGGGTCAGCTGACTGCCGCCGTCGAGCATGCACAGGAAGCCGTGCGGCTCTGCGCCGGGCTGCCCAAGGGCTCCACCATGATCATCGGCGCCCTCCGGGCGCTCATCGGCGCCCTGGCCGAGAGCGGCCGGCTGGATGAGGCCTGGGAGTACTGCCAGGCTATGAACGAACAGATGGATGACCACTCCATGTCCCAGCTCGCCGGCGAGGTGGCCTGGGTGATCGGCAACGTGGCCTTCATGCGCCACGACTATGCCGAGGGGATCAAGTACCACGAGCGGGCCGGCCGCCTGCTCTCCCCGGCCAACGACATCGACCTGTGGGCCCGGTTCAACAAGGCCTCCGCCGCCGTCCGCCTGTCCTCGGGCATCGTCGAACCCGAGACCCTGTCCTCGATCGAGCGCGCCGAACTGGCCCTCTCGATTGTGGGCGGCAACAAGACCGACCAGCTGGAGGTTGCCTTCATCCGGGCCCGCTGGCTCTACCTCACGGGCGACATCGTGGCCGCCGTCCAGAAGCTGCGCGAGATCCATGCGGAGCGGCAGTCGCTGGCCCGGCACACGGCCGGCGAGGTCTCGCTGCTGCTGGGCAAGGCCCTCAAGGCTGCCGGGGAGTCCGCCGAGGCCCTGGTCTACCTCGAGGAAGCCCAGAAAGAGTTCAGCGCGGCCGGAGCCTCGGACCGGGTCCAGCAGGCGCTGGATGCCGTGCTCGAGATCCGGCTGGCCCAGCGGCGGGCCGAGGCCGCGTCCGCGGAAGCCTAGCCCCGCCGCGGGGCTTCCCGCCGCGGGGCTTCCCGCCGCGGGTTGGCCCCGCAGCGGTGCCCGCCGCGGCTCTAGACGAACGTCCGGCCGGTGAGCTTCTCGTAGGCCTCCACATAGCGGCTGCGCGTGCGCGCCACGACGTCGGCCGGAAGCGCCGGCGGCGGCACGTCCGAGGCCTTGTCCCAGCCGGATTCCGGCGAGGTCAGCCAGTCGCGCACATACTGCTTGTCGTACGACGGCTGGGCCCGCCCGGGCTCATACGTGGCCGCATCCCAGAAGCGTGAGGAGTCCGGGGTCAGTACCTCGTCGCCCAGGGTGATCACGCCGGTTGCCGCGTCGAGGCCGAACTCCACCTTGGTGTCGGCCAGGATGATGCCGCGGCCGCGCGCGATTCCCTCGGCCTTGGTGTAGATCTCCAGAGTGAGCTCGCGCAGCCTGGCCGCGACGTCCTCGCCGACGAGGCCGACGACGGCGTCGTAGGTGATGTTCTCGTCGTGCTCGCCCACCTCGGCCTTCGCCGACGGCGTGAAGATGGCTTCCTCGAGCCGAGACCCGTCAACCAGCCCGGCGGGCAGCGGGATGCTGCACACGGTGCCCGACTCGCGGTACTCCAGGAGCCCGGAGCCCGTGAGGTAGCCGCGGGCGATGCATTCGACCGGGAACATGGCCAGTTTCTTGCAGATCATTGCCCGGCCCTCGACAGCGCCGGGGACCCCGCCGTCGACCGTGGCCGCGAGGACGTGGTGCGCGACGCCGAGCTGCTCGAACCACCACAGGCTCAGCTGGGTCAGGATGCGCCCCTTGTCCGGGATCTCGCTGGCCAGCACGTGGTCGTAGGCGCTGATGCGGTCGCTGGCCACCACCAGGACGCAGTCCTGGCCGAAGCGTTCCGTGATGGCTGCGTCGGCGGGGACGTAGAGGTCGCGGACCTTGCCGGAGTAGACATGCTGCCAGCCCGGGAGGTCCTGCGTGGCGGTGTCCAGGCCGCCCTTGGGCGTGGTGTCGGGCGTGGTGTCGGGCTGCGCGGCGCCGGAGGCTGCGGGTTCGGTCATGATCATGCCTTCGCCTTTGACGCGGCCGGGTTTCCCGGAACCGTCACGTGGATTTGCCCGCGGGCAGCTTTGCGGCCGATGTCCGTGCGGAACTGGCTGCCGTCCAGCTGGACCAGTTCGACGCCGTCGTACGCCCGTTCCCGGGCCTCGACCAGATCGGTGCCCAGGGCCACGACGGCCAGGACGCGGCCGCCGGCGGAAACCACTCGGCCTTCGTCATCGAGCTTCGTGCCGGCGTGGATCACGTGGACGCCGTCCAGGGCGTCGACCTTCTTCAGGCCCCGGATGCGGTCGCCCGTCCGCGGGGTGCCGGGGTAGTTTTCTGCGGCCACGACGACGGCGACCGCGGTGTCCTTGGACCAGCGCAAAGGCTGGACCTTGTCCAGTTCGCCCTTCGCGGCGGCCATGAGCAGCCCGCCGAGGGGCGTCTTGAGCCGGGCGAGGACGGCCTGTGTTTCGGGATCGCCGAACCGGACGTTGAATTCAATGACGCGCGTGCCGCGCGAGGTCAGGGCGAGGCCGACGAACAGGACACCGACGAACGGCGTGCCGCGGTGGGCCATCTGGTTGACCGTGGGCTGGGCGACGCGGTCGATCACTTCCTGGACGAGGCCTTCGGGGGCCCATTCCAGCGGGGTGTAGGCGCCCATGCCGCCGGTGTTGGGGCCTTCGTCGTTGTCGAAAATGCGCTTGAAATCCTGTGCCGGGGACAGGGCCACGGTGTTGCGGCCGTCGCAGAGGACGAACACGGAAACCTCGGGGCCGTCCAGGAACTCCTCGATAACCACGGTGCCGCCGGCGTCGAAGCAGCTCTGGGCGTGCGCCAGCGCCTCGTCGCGGTTGGAGGTGACCACGACGCCCTTGCCGGCGGCGAGCCCGTCATCCTTGACGACGTAGGGGGCGCCGAAGGTGTCGAGGGCGTCGGCGGCTTCCTCGGCGTTGGAGGCAACGCGGGCCATGGCCGTCGGGACGCCGGCCTCGGCCATGACCTCCTTGGCGAAGGCCTTGGAGGCTTCCAGCTGGGCCGCGGCCTTGCTGGGCCCGAAGACCGGGATGCCGGCGGCGCGGACGGCGTCGGACACGCCCGCGGCGAGGGGCGCCTCCGGACCGACCACCACCAGGTCCACGGTGAGCTTCACGGCCAGCGCAGCGACGGCGTCGGGGTCGTTCGCGTCGATCGCATATGTGGGGACGAGCGCGCTGATGCCGGCGTTGCCCGGGGCCGCGTGGACCTCGGAAACGTTGGGGTCTGCAAGCAAGGATCGGACAATGGCGTGTTCGCGGCCGCCGGGGCCGATGACAAGTACCTTCACAGTCTCCAAGGGTACGTTGTGCACCCCGCAGGCTCCTAAGCTGTGTCGGCCGCTGGACATGCCCAACCCTGGGCCCGGACATGCCCTGCCCCCAGACAATCCGCCGGACATGCCCCGTCCTGGCCGCGGCCACTGGGCACAATGCCACCCTGCCCATTCGTCGAGACCAGGGCTGGACATGTCCCTTGGTGCCGCTGGACATGTCCATGCCAGGGCGCCAGGGCTGGGCATGTCCCTTGGTGCCGCTGGACATGGCCAGCCGCCAGCACCGGGTTCGCCGCCGAGTCCGCGGCTCGGCCGGCTGCTCCCGCCGGACATGCCCGCTCCTGGCCGCGGCCACTGGGCACAATGCCACCGTGCCCATTCGTCGAGACCAAGGCTGGGCATGTCCCTTGGTGCCGCTGGACATGTCCATGCCAGGGCGCCAGGGCTGGACATGTCCCGTGGTGCTCGGGAACATGCCCACGCCAGGGCGCCAGGGCTGGGCATGTCCCCCCGGGCCCGGGAGCATGTCCGGGCCTGGGGTGTGCCGGGGAGCATGTCCACTCGCTAGACAAATCCGCCGCACCCGCCGCTCCGAATGGTTTGTATGAACAAGCCCAGCATGAAGCCCAGCAAACGGTCCCGCGGCGCCACAGCACTGGCCGCGGTGGCCGGAGTGGCCGCCGCCGCCGTCGTCCTGTCCGTCGCGGAACTGATCGGCGCGTTCTTCACCGCGCGGGCAACGCCGCTGATTGCGCTGGGCTCCACGTTCATCGACTTCACGCCGCCGTGGATGAAGGACTTTGCCATTGCCACGTTCGGCACCAACGACAAGGCGGCGCTGTTCGTCGGCATGGGTGTCACGATCCTGCTCCTCGCGTGCGTGCTCGGCATCGTGGCCTACCGGCGGTGGGCGCTGGGCGTGGCCGGCGTGCTGCTCATGGGCGCCGTGATCGTCGGCAGCGTCGTGACGCGGGCCAGCGTGAAGCCAATCGATGCCGTTCCGTCCCTGATCGGCACCGTGGCCGGGCTCGTGGTCCTGCGGCTCCTGATCACCCGGCTGTGGCGGATGCAGGAATGGCCGGACCGTGCGGCGGACATCGCCGCCAAGGAACCCGAACGCCCGGCCACCACCCGGCGCGGGTTCTTCGCCGCCGCCGGCATCACCGCGGCCGCGTCGGCCATTGCTGCCACCGGCGGGCGGATGCTCAGCGCCGCCCGCAGCAACGTGGCCGCGGCCCGCGAATCACTGCAACTGCCCGCCCCCGCCCAGGCCGCCCCCGCGGTCCCGGCCGGTGTCCAGTCCAGGGCGCCCGGGGTGACACCGTGGCTGACTCCGAACAAGGACTTCTACCGGATCGACACGGCCCTCAGCGTGCCGGAGATCAATGCCCAGGACTGGGAACTGCGCATCCACGGCCTCGTGGAACAGGAGGTCCGGCTCACGTTCCAGGACCTGCTCGACGCCCGGCTGATCGAATCCCACGTCTCCCTGACCTGCGTGTCCAATCCGGTCGGCGGCAACCTTGCCGGCAACGCCAAGTGGCTGGGCATGCCCATCCGCGACGCCCTGAAGATGGCACGCCCCACGGCGGGCGCGGACATGGTGCTGTCCACGTCGGTTGACGGGTTCAGCGCCTCCACCCCCCTCGAGGTCCTCCAGGACGGCCGCGACGCGATGCTGGCGATCGGCATGAACGGCGAGGCCCTCCCGCTCGAACACGGCTACCCGGTGCGGATGGTGGTTCCAGGGCTGTACGGCTTCGTGTCCGCCACCAAGTGGGTAGTGGACCTGGAGGTGACCCGGTTCGCCGACAACAAGGCGTACTGGACCCAGCGCGGCTGGTCCGACCACGGCCCGATCAAGACGATGGCACGGGTGGAAGTGCCGAAGTCCTTCGCCAAGGTCCCGGCCGGAAGGGTCGCAATCGGCGGTACCGCGTGGGCCCAGACCCGCGGGATCACCAAGGTCGAGGTGCAAATCGACAGCGGCCCGTGGACCCAGGCCATACTCTCGGAAGAGGCCTCGCTCATCACGTGGCGGCAGTGGTCCCTCGACTGGGATGCCACGCCCGGCCCGCACTACATCAAGGTCCGTGCCACGGACGGCACC from Arthrobacter sp. NicSoilB8 harbors:
- a CDS encoding helix-turn-helix transcriptional regulator; this translates as MGNGFGEKLRAERLERGLTQAELGRDLYSPSYISLLETGRREPTADVIEELARRLELAPKALEAWSQPVSVSDAEYVLAGLYARQAWDLRDYPVAATHAAAAAKIALEAKNTSAWWNMTYMQAECLIKQGLWQECKDVVQNLLEHPMAAESAGLGVRAEQMLAAASQGQGQLTAAVEHAQEAVRLCAGLPKGSTMIIGALRALIGALAESGRLDEAWEYCQAMNEQMDDHSMSQLAGEVAWVIGNVAFMRHDYAEGIKYHERAGRLLSPANDIDLWARFNKASAAVRLSSGIVEPETLSSIERAELALSIVGGNKTDQLEVAFIRARWLYLTGDIVAAVQKLREIHAERQSLARHTAGEVSLLLGKALKAAGESAEALVYLEEAQKEFSAAGASDRVQQALDAVLEIRLAQRRAEAASAEA
- a CDS encoding ABC transporter ATP-binding protein → MAKQSSFFTSISRLYPHVRPILPRLVMGLLCALLASVVALAIPQVLRVLVNESLKPGGSTDAVWTASLIILGLGIAEAGLVALRRQFVINPATTVETRMRVSLYGHLQDLTVSFHDRWGSGQLLSRAMTDLNFLRRWMAFGAIMLVVTTLTVVIGVVVMFSMSWQLALIFLAAAVPIMIYGFRFRTWFSKVARRSQDQAGDLATTVEESVHGIRVLKAYGRSREALENFNEQAEELRQTEIAKAKHLATFSLVVTLLPELALGAGLVVGVVLASTDQLSIGSLVAFFATAAVVAAPVEFCGMLLAMALTAKSAVDRHFEVMDAKNTITSPDQPRRPADLTGALSFRNATFAFEDAPDKPILKNISLDIRPGETMALVGITGSGKSALLQLVPRLYDVTGGSITIDGVDLREFSVEDLRTVVAVAFEDTTLFSSSVRDNVLLGAPGAGSAEGRDAALEEALDVAQAHFAYSLPDGVDTLIGEEGLSLSGGQRQRIALARAIAAKPAVLVLDDPLSALDVNTEELVERRLREVLADTTTLIVAHRPSTVALADRVALLEEGRITAVGTHAELLARNSHYRYVIASLDTEPRDLDSELSALEDQSEEISR
- a CDS encoding phosphoribosylaminoimidazolesuccinocarboxamide synthase gives rise to the protein MTEPAASGAAQPDTTPDTTPKGGLDTATQDLPGWQHVYSGKVRDLYVPADAAITERFGQDCVLVVASDRISAYDHVLASEIPDKGRILTQLSLWWFEQLGVAHHVLAATVDGGVPGAVEGRAMICKKLAMFPVECIARGYLTGSGLLEYRESGTVCSIPLPAGLVDGSRLEEAIFTPSAKAEVGEHDENITYDAVVGLVGEDVAARLRELTLEIYTKAEGIARGRGIILADTKVEFGLDAATGVITLGDEVLTPDSSRFWDAATYEPGRAQPSYDKQYVRDWLTSPESGWDKASDVPPPALPADVVARTRSRYVEAYEKLTGRTFV
- a CDS encoding ABC transporter ATP-binding protein, with the translated sequence MSSATFGTANEDNAHLSRNESKAVRRRSLALLGSLIRPVRARFWLTIGAVVLSQAARVAGPALIAFGIDHALPALRAGNSLPLVLTGVAYLVAAAAAAGLTALYVTSTARLSQAMLLDLRVRVFRHTQRLSLEFHERYTSGRIIARQTSDLEALRELLDSGVSSLASGMLFMAFTAITVFVLDWRSGLLLLAAGVPMFFLSRWYQKHSQIAFRESRVVSARLIVHFVETMTGIRAVKTFRKEPENAARYAELSEDYRRATVRSINLNGIFQPGLVLIGNVCVAVVLLTGGFRVLSGELAVGVLLALMLSTKRFFQPVDQMAMFYNSFQSAQAALEKVSGLLEEIPTVRPPRSPVPLHDAQGSIDFDGVEFRYGDGPVIIPRLDLHIPAGQTVALVGQTGAGKSTLAKLIARFYDVSAGSLTLDGVDLRQLSTEDLRRNVVMVTQEAFLFSGSVADNIALGRPEASREEIEDAARAVGAHPFIMELPDGYDTDVNKRGGRVSAGQRQLISFARAFLARPAVLILDEATSSLDIPSERLVQQGLAGLLRGTREAGTREAGTSGAGRTALIIAHRLSTVETADRVLVVHDGRVVEDGTPGQLIGDGGAFARLHGAWKDSLV
- a CDS encoding molybdopterin-dependent oxidoreductase, whose translation is MNKPSMKPSKRSRGATALAAVAGVAAAAVVLSVAELIGAFFTARATPLIALGSTFIDFTPPWMKDFAIATFGTNDKAALFVGMGVTILLLACVLGIVAYRRWALGVAGVLLMGAVIVGSVVTRASVKPIDAVPSLIGTVAGLVVLRLLITRLWRMQEWPDRAADIAAKEPERPATTRRGFFAAAGITAAASAIAATGGRMLSAARSNVAAARESLQLPAPAQAAPAVPAGVQSRAPGVTPWLTPNKDFYRIDTALSVPEINAQDWELRIHGLVEQEVRLTFQDLLDARLIESHVSLTCVSNPVGGNLAGNAKWLGMPIRDALKMARPTAGADMVLSTSVDGFSASTPLEVLQDGRDAMLAIGMNGEALPLEHGYPVRMVVPGLYGFVSATKWVVDLEVTRFADNKAYWTQRGWSDHGPIKTMARVEVPKSFAKVPAGRVAIGGTAWAQTRGITKVEVQIDSGPWTQAILSEEASLITWRQWSLDWDATPGPHYIKVRATDGTGEVQTDKRADPVPDGASGWQSVMVTVE
- the purD gene encoding phosphoribosylamine--glycine ligase; this encodes MKVLVIGPGGREHAIVRSLLADPNVSEVHAAPGNAGISALVPTYAIDANDPDAVAALAVKLTVDLVVVGPEAPLAAGVSDAVRAAGIPVFGPSKAAAQLEASKAFAKEVMAEAGVPTAMARVASNAEEAADALDTFGAPYVVKDDGLAAGKGVVVTSNRDEALAHAQSCFDAGGTVVIEEFLDGPEVSVFVLCDGRNTVALSPAQDFKRIFDNDEGPNTGGMGAYTPLEWAPEGLVQEVIDRVAQPTVNQMAHRGTPFVGVLFVGLALTSRGTRVIEFNVRFGDPETQAVLARLKTPLGGLLMAAAKGELDKVQPLRWSKDTAVAVVVAAENYPGTPRTGDRIRGLKKVDALDGVHVIHAGTKLDDEGRVVSAGGRVLAVVALGTDLVEARERAYDGVELVQLDGSQFRTDIGRKAARGQIHVTVPGNPAASKAKA